AATCATTAGACCCAGATACTAATCTCGTACCATTTTTATCGAATTTTAATTGagtaattgatgaattgtgTCCCTCAAAACTAATAATCACCGAATTTGAACTAATGTCCCAAATCTTGATTGATCCATTGGTATACCCAGCAGCAATAATATTGGTTTCCTGATGATACGTCAAATAGCTCACGGGTGAAGGTGGAACTGTAGTAGATGCATTAGAACTACCTGGAGTCAATCCATCACTCATTCGATTCATAATTTCTCCGGTCTTGATATCCCaaattaatatttcttCTAATCCTGAAGTCAATGCTCGTCCCATcgatgttgatgattggGTTTCCGATGGTGGTAACCAAACAATGTTTGATTGTGATGTAATTACACCAAAGCATTTTTCTTGATCATAACGATTATATGATTTGACCATGTTTTATGTTTATAGTTCAAGGAAGAAATAGTGAATTGAAACCTGAAAAAAATCTGATGAGGTCTTAAATATttctagtttttttttttttttttcaataattttttttttttggtgagATGGTGCGATGGATGGATGAGTATGTGGTGGTTTGTTTGGAAAGAAACTGCAACGATAAAAATAGTAGATCCagctgcaaaaaaaaaaaaaaattcaacagCTATGAATTGTACAGAACTTTGAGTATAACCAAGGGAACCAAATCAGAATGGTCATAGTTGTATCAGTTATTTGCATTATAAGTTTAGAAGGTTGTTCTGACAAACAGTTTGTGTTTTGCAAACAAAGTGATTGAGTTCAAGGACAAGAACAATTTAAAGAAGGTAGATTAATCCACCTATTTATTCAAAGATTCCTTGCATAAGGCACTTTAGCCTCCAACAGGTACAAGTCCCGAGAATCAAGCATTAGAAAATATTCAAGTTTTAGGTTTGTTGTAAAGAAATCTTCTTGCTGAAACAATACAATCTTCTCATTGGTAGCTCCCCCACTCTAGGTCACCAAATATATTGTCATTTAATGACCtcatttttgaattttacAATCTGTCACTTATCCGAGCATTAATTCTTTAAACGACTCCGTGTTTACACAATTTTATAAGATGAACCTTATAGACgtcttttattttttccaCCACATTGCAAAATTGTAATTTCTCTATATACTTCTTGGGGTCGTGGACGAGCTCAACAACTACTCTTGCATTTCTCTTAATGGgaaacaaaaatgaaagGTCGTGTGTAAACGggtgataatttttttcttacagttttttttttttttttttgtttgccTTATTATTTCTGGTTGAGCATTTTATTACAAAGCCAAATATTAGTTTACAACCAACATCGAAAGAAGAGTCTGTCATTCAAAATGAGTGCAAGAAAACtacaacaagaatttgaCAAACTAAACAAGAAGATTTCCGAAGGGCTTCAAGCCTTTGATGATATCAAAGACAAGATTAATGCTACGGAGTCTGCGTCACAACGAGAAAAGTTGGAGAATGATTTGAAGAAGgagttgaagaaattgcaGAGACTGAGAGACCAGTTAAAGCAATGGCTAGGAGATAGCAGCATTAAATTAGACAAGAATTTATTACAGGAGAATCGTACTAAGATTGAACATGCCATGGATCAGTTTAAAGAATTGGAGAAACTGCTGAAAATAAAACAGTTTTCTAATGAAGGGTTGGAGTTGCAAAGTCAACAAAAGCGATCGCGATTTGGTGACGATGCCAAATATCAAGAAGCTTGTACTTATATAAATGAGGTTATTGAGCAATTGAATGGTCAAAATGAGGAATTGGAACAAGAATTAGATTCATTGAGTGGTCAactgaaaagaaaaggagGTAGTTCACTACAACTGTCTATTGAGGATGTTAAATACAAGATAGAACGAAACAATTCTCATATAGCCAAGTTGGAAGAAGTTTTAGAGAATTTGGATAACGACAAATTGGACCCTGCCAAAATCGATGATATTAAAGATGATTTAGATTATTATGTTGAGAATAATCAGGACGAGGATTATGTTGAATATGATGAATTTTACGATCTATTAGAAGTGGAcgaagaagatgatgttGAAGTCCAAGGTTCATTGGCGCAAATGGCAGCTGAAACTGAagatgaaagaaaaagggaggaggaaagaaaaagggaAGAAAAGGAGAAGGAGAAGCAACAACAGAACCCACCAAGGACGTCTTCATCCATGTCCAGTTccagtagtagtaatcaaaataatattggcAATAATACTCCTCCAGCAACACAAGTAAAGCCGTTAGTAGTGACAGCTGCAAGTGGAGatcaaaacaataacaGTGCTTCCTCAGTATCGtcaacatcaacaccagtgaagaaattaaagcCTGCACTTGCGCCAGCACCGGCACCGCCACCGATAACAAGTGCAACTTCCTATTCAAATGCTATAAAGGCAGCACAGACAGCTTCCACATCCTctaattccaattcttctaTTGCTAATACTTCTACTGATAACACCAATTCCAACACACGCAAAAGCAACCGTTCAGTGTCACCTCCTGCTGCTACTGATAACCATAATCATGCCCCAGCAGCAGTGTCCACTCCAGTTAAAGTTTTGCCGCCTGGGTTGAATCATGATTCATCCATCAATTCTACATTGAAATCAGAGTCGTCATCACCATTGGTCAACCATGCCAAGGTTAATAATAACCACGAGTTGAATATTAGCAGATCGCAACTGCCAATGGTTTCTAATGAGAACAAGGCATTTAGTGATACCATTTCTCGAATTATTAATGTTGCCCACAGCAGATTAAATGACCCATTACCTTTGCAATCAATAACCGGGTTATTAGAGAGCTCCTTGTTGAACTGTCCCGATTCGTATGATGCCGAAAAGCCAAGACAATATAACCCAGTTAACGTCCATCCGTCACTGATTGATTATCCACAAGAACCAATGTACGAATTGAACAGCAGTCATTACATGAAAAagtttgataatgatacattgtttttttgcttttatTATGGCGATGGCATGGATagtatttcaaaatataatgCTGCCAAAGAATTGTCGAGACGAGGATGGGTGTTTAATACTGAATTTAGTCAATGGTTTTCCAAAGATAGCAAGAATGGAGGTAAGAACCGGTCAATGTCGGTGATAcaaagagaagaagaaaatggtAATATTATTGGCGATAGCAGCAGTGGTAAGGAGGAATTGCGCGAGAAAATCGATGATAATGGTGAAGTTCCAAGTAATTACAAATACTTTGATTATGAAAAGACATGGTTAACACGTCGAAGAGAAAACTATCAATTTGCTAATGAAAACAGACAGATTTTCCAATGAGGAACTGCTTGatctgaaaaaaaaaaaacaaaaagaagaatctCTATGACGTAGTGGTGGTCGTTGCTGttattactattgttgcttatatgtatgtatatatgtGACGTGTGTTGTTAAAGTTTTGCATTTTGTATTGCATTAATACAGATTtgtactattattattatttcacaattaaaaatgaGAAGTCAGTCCAtagaaacaaacaattcaaaGTGAGGACCGTCACGataaagttgttgttggtggtttCAATGTAACGGTTTCCCCTTagcacaaaaaaaaaaataaaatacaGTTATGTTATGTTatgttttgtttgtttcaagCGAAACCAATCGACATGAGATGTTTCAGAACTGAATCAatcaatacaaaaaaaataatgagTCGcgaaaaatcaaatcaagtTGACTAAAATCTGAAACGCTCGACACAAACGGGAAAAATTCAATGGATGGaccacacacacacacctCGAGTGGAAGAGAAATATCTCATATTGACAGTTCTAATCGCTTGTAATGCGTACAATAAAGTTGGTCtgggattttttttttggtttcccTAATTCAATCTTGATAAAGAACcatatattttattgattctCTATGATGCCACCAGAATAGAGTACACGTGAATGTTTCTAGATTTGCGGAGGGAATGGTAGTGGCTtaggggaaaaaaaaaggggatAATGGTAGTGTGCAAATCCAAACTAATCAACTAATCTTCATTTTCCTTTATCCCTTTCTCTAGTAAAATTAAGCTGCGCCCCTCCTTTCGTTTTTCTATCTTATTTTAAGAGAATTTCTATCTCTTACTATTGGTTAAAACTGCAAAATCAAGACGTCCTTTAGCACTCACTGGAGTTATTAGTGCATTTGACAGCAGTGCAATACTTTAAAGATTAAGTTTTATACGATTAATGGTTACCACTTTGGTAGACGACGATGACGGCAATAGGTGATGGTTTGAATGATATTACACAATGCTAAAATATACGCAGGACGACGTGTagcaaaaagaaataaataaataaatactcattatttttttcttttctttttctggGTATTTTGCTGAGATtggttaat
This is a stretch of genomic DNA from Candida dubliniensis CD36 chromosome 1, complete sequence. It encodes these proteins:
- a CDS encoding general negative regulator of transcription, CCR4-NOT complex subunit, putative (Similar to S. cerevisiae NOT3) — encoded protein: MSARKLQQEFDKLNKKISEGLQAFDDIKDKINATESASQREKLENDLKKELKKLQRSRDQLKQWLGDSSIKLDKNLLQENRTKIEHAMDQFKELEKSSKIKQFSNEGLELQSQQKRSRFGDDAKYQEACTYINEVIEQLNGQNEELEQELDSLSGQSKRKGGSSLQSSIEDVKYKIERNNSHIAKLEEVLENLDNDKLDPAKIDDIKDDLDYYVENNQDEDYVEYDEFYDLLEVDEEDDVEVQGSLAQMAAETEDERKREEERKREEKEKEKQQQNPPRTSSSMSSSSSSNQNNIGNNTPPATQVKPLVVTAASGDQNNNSASSVSSTSTPVKKLKPALAPAPAPPPITSATSYSNAIKAAQTASTSSNSNSSIANTSTDNTNSNTRKSNRSVSPPAATDNHNHAPAAVSTPVKVLPPGLNHDSSINSTLKSESSSPLVNHAKVNNNHELNISRSQSPMVSNENKAFSDTISRIINVAHSRLNDPLPLQSITGLLESSLLNCPDSYDAEKPRQYNPVNVHPSSIDYPQEPMYELNSSHYMKKFDNDTLFFCFYYGDGMDSISKYNAAKELSRRGWVFNTEFSQWFSKDSKNGGKNRSMSVIQREEENGNIIGDSSSGKEELREKIDDNGEVPSNYKYFDYEKTWLTRRRENYQFANENRQIFQ